From one Montipora capricornis isolate CH-2021 chromosome 10, ASM3666992v2, whole genome shotgun sequence genomic stretch:
- the LOC138019179 gene encoding creatinase-like, with translation MFRVAKDLCTSRYVWRPVFQRWMSSVTGLKDHNQRRTMECHNGEKVKPTFSAQEMQRRLDMLRVHMETNQLDACVFTSLHNIHYFSDFLYCQFGRQYGLVVTPTKTVSVSAGIDYGQPWRRTFGDNVVYTDWQRDNYFYAVKTLVGDAKNVGFEFDFVSLDNHRKFSDALPNANFVDVGQATMRMRMLKSQEEIDLIRNGARIADLGGEAVVKAIKEDTAEYEVALASTDVMVREIAATYPHTEIRDTWTWFQTGVNTDGGHNPVTTRRIQKGDIISLNCFPMIAGYYTALERTLFYDHVPTDRHMEIWEVNCKVHRRGLELIKPGVRCSEIAKELNELFLQHNLLKYRTFGYGHSFGVLCHYYGREAGLEIREDVETVLQPNMVVSMEPMVTIPEGEPGAGGYREHNILVVMETGSEDITKFPFGPEKNVIKN, from the exons ATGTTCCGCGTGGCCAAAGACCTTTGTACCTCAAGGTACGTATGGAGACCAGTTTTCCAACGGTGGATGAGCAGTGTGACTGGCCTGAAGGATCACAACCAACGGCGCACTATGGAGTGTCATAACGGTGAAAAG GTTAAGCCAACATTTTCAGCCCAGGAGATGCAACGTCGTTTGGACATGTTACGTGTCCATATGGAGACCAACCAACTTGACGCATGCGTGTTTACATCCCTTCACAATATTCACTACTTCAGCGATTTCTTATACTGTCAATTTGGGCGCCAATATGGCTTGGTTGTGACACCGACCAAGACAGTCAGTGTTTCTGCCG GTATTGATTACGGTCAACCCTGGCGCCGTACATTTGGAGACAACGTAGTTTACACCGATTGGCAAAGAGATAACTACTTTTACGCAGTGAAAACATTG gTAGGAGATGCTAAAAACGTTGGTTTTGAATTTGACTTTGTTTCCCTCGACAACCATCGAAAGTTTAGCGACGCCTTGCCGAACGCAAATTTTGTCGACGTCGGTCAGGCCACAATGAGAATGAGAATGCTCAAGTCCCAGGAAGAGATAGATCTTATTAGAAATGGCGCACGAATCGCTGATCTTGGAGGTGAAGCTGTAGTCAAAGCAATCAAAGAGGACACAGCCGAATACGAAGTTGCTTTGGCATCCACCGATGTGATGGTGAGAGAAATTGCAGCTACGTATCCACACACTGAAATAAGAGACA CATGGACTTGGTTCCAAACTGGAGTTAACACGGACGGGGGCCATAATCCAGTAACCACACGCAGGATACAAAAAGGAGACATTATCAGTCTTAATTGCTTTCCTATGATAGCGGG GTACTATACAGCACTTGAGCGCACATTGTTTTATGATCACGTGCCCACGGACCGCCACATGGAAATTTGGGAAGTCAACTGCAAGGTTCACCGACGGGGCCTGGAACTAATCAAACCAGGCGTGCGCTGCAGCGAGATCGCAAAAGAGCTCAACGAACTCTTCCTGCAGCACAACTTATTAAAGTACCGTACCTTTGGTTACGGGCATTCGTTTGGCGTGCTCTGTCACTATTACGGTCGAGAAGCTGGGTTGGAAATCCGAGAAGATGTAGAAACAGTCCTGCAGCCCAACATGGTGGTCTCCATGGAGCCCATGGTAACAATTCCTGAGGGAGAGCCTGGAGCCGGGGGGTACAGGGAACATAATATTTTAGTTGTTATGGAGACGGGAAGTGAAGACATTACGAAGTTTCCCTTTGGTCCGGAGAAAAACGTCATAAAAAACTGA
- the LOC138019072 gene encoding DNA repair protein XRCC4-like gives MPQTFTRIEYGEEKYYLLADLFEGGEGGFNLTICNGRQLWRETVSSSVVQSMAKAADMSVSEFAAQTGRALTGQTTRQDNFVYQTKLRGTDLQFSWKKNIGDGVKFQLGSLILAEVDNCVPITIGVFDLAVDQMSQLKEEITSLMSENARLSSEREEALKLLNECVTAKEHMETDLFEKFAAVLNEKKAKIRQLKEAVHETAMAAAADAVKAKKPSDSSKSQDKGKSSWASKRSDDTDDDTDDDNTDDDNTQARDVDTRNKQEGRKEKEPKTTAFSPSLLPEEEDEEIELTVKRRRRREPKPRKSPAAKLVLPKVTPVRKTPSTSSGESVTPVRPRRQASDKSPPDADDLMAEM, from the exons ATGCCACAGACGTTCACCAGGATAGAATATGGGGAAGAGAAATACTATCTCTTGGCGGATCTATTTGAGGGAGGTGAAGGCGGATTCAATCTGACGATTTGCAACGGGAGGCAACTTTGGCGCGAAACTG TGTCTTCATCAGTGGTGCAATCAATGGCCAAAGCTGCAGATATGAGTGTTTCTGAATTTGCTGCACAGACAGGCAGAGCATTGACAGGGCAGACCACACGACAGGATAACTTTGTTTACCAAACAAAGCTTAGGGGAACAGATTTACAG ttttcttggaagaaaaataTTGGAGATGGAGTTAAG TTTCAGCTGGGGTCATTAATATTGGCTGAAGTTGACAACTGTGTCCCTATCACGATAGGCGTTTTTGACCTTGCAGTTGATCAGATGTCACAGCTTAAG GAAGAAATTACATCTCTAATGTCAGAAAATGCCAGGCTTTCTTCAGAAAGGGAAGAAGCCCTTAAG CTTTTGAATGAATGTGTGACAGCAAAAGAGCATATGGAAACAGATTTATTTGAAAAG ttTGCTGCAGTTCTTAACGAGAAAAAAGCCAAGATCAGACAACTAAAGGAAGCAG TTCATGAAACGGCAATGGCAGCTGCCGCTGACGCTGTGAAAG CTAAGAAACCCTCAGATTCAAGCAAAAGCCAGGACAAAGGCAAGTCCAGTTGGGCATCAAAGAG GTCAGATGATACAGATGATGATACCGATGATGATAATACTGATGATGATAATACACAAGCAAGAGATGTAGAT ACACGAAACAAAcaagaaggaaggaaggagaaGGAACCTAAAACTACGGCGTTCAGTCCGTCCCTTTTGCCTgaggaagaagatgaagaaattGAACTGACAGTTAAAAG ACGCCGCCGAAGAGAACCAAAGCCGAGAAAATCGCCAGCGGCCAAACTTGTTTTGCCCAAAGTTACCCCCGTTAGAAAGACACCAAGCACTTCTTCAGGGGAAAG tgTAACTCCAGTTCGACCGCGTCGACAAGCCTCTGACAAGTCTCCTCCTGATGCTGACGACCTGATGGCTGAGATGTAA